Proteins from one Panicum virgatum strain AP13 chromosome 7K, P.virgatum_v5, whole genome shotgun sequence genomic window:
- the LOC120641117 gene encoding uncharacterized protein LOC120641117 isoform X1: MLKMSCQKLSRQYLHLVMSEGRGLYSLRHLDVSKLFYPSTPEALDAEAQAKTKKKNGINKIGSITGLPRPSMYFQPSQRVESCPLSSIGAIALFGENKNKILLSDNTGHTCIYNTDPQSLIVTPNLKSPKATDCVAVSNLGAATRAMSDDHTNLFLMDMHPGSCCFEVLTYDSTGKLCWGALPPPPFFKDWEYKVPLMPDFTVVDNSRICVSTTTATYSFDTVTHEWNKVGDWVLPFRAEYIPELRLWLGLLPDSGPYDLCTLDNLSTTPGSPPPTMQHIGEEESELPENWSQLVHDLVNLGSGKFCIANNFILNFGEVRRSWIPVTVFTGVEVLPVEGGIRMLKHKSKSFRTEFEVVL; this comes from the exons ATGTTGAAGATGAGCTGCCAGAAGTTGAGCCGTCAATATCTGCATTTGGTGATGAGCGAGGGGCGTGGCTTGTACTCGTTGAGGCACTTGGACGTGTCTAAGCTCTTCTACCCGTCGACACCTGAAGCACTGGATGCAGAGGCTCAAGcaaagacgaagaagaagaatggcatcAATAAAATTGGGAGCATCACCGGATTGCCTAGACCCAGCATGTACTTCCAACCATCTCAGCGAGTTGAGTCTTGTCCCCTCAGCTCAATTGGTGCAATCGCTCTGTTTGGggagaacaagaacaagatttTGTTGTCCGACAATACTGGCCACACTTGCATCTACAATACTGATCCGCAGTCCTTGATTGTAACGCCCAACCTGAAGTCACCCAAGGCAACTGATTGTGTGGCTGTCTCCAACTTAGGTGCTGCTACCCGTGCCATGTCTGATGATCACACGAACCTGTTCTTGATGGACATGCACCCTGGCTCTTGCTGTTTTGAGGTGCTTACCTATGACTCTACTGGTAAGTTGTGTTGGGGTGCACTCCCACCACCGCCATTCTTCAAGGACTGGGAGTATAAGGTCCCCCTCATGCCTGACTTCACAGTGGTCGACAACTCCAGAATATGTGTGTCAACCACCACAGCAACCTACTCATTTGACACGGTGACCCATGAGTGGAACAAGGTAGGTGATTGGGTGCTGCCCTTCAGAGCTGAGTACATCCCTGAGCTACGCTTGTGGCTTGGCTTATTACCAGATTCAGGCCCCTATGACTTGTGCACGCTGGATAACCTCTCCACCACCCCAGGCTCTCCGCCGCCGACGATGCAGCACATCGGAGAGGAGGAATCTGAGCTGCCGGAAAACTGGTCACAGTTAGTGCACGACCTGGTGAACCTTGGCTCTGGGAAGTTTTGCATTGCCAACAACTTCATCCTTAACTTTGGTGAGGTTAGACGTTCCTGGATTCCGGTGACTGTCTTCACTGGCGTGGAGGTGCTGCCCGTTGAAGGGGGGATCCGCATGCTCAAGCACAAGTCCAAGAGTTTCAG GACTGAATTCGAGGTTGTGCTCTGA
- the LOC120641117 gene encoding uncharacterized protein LOC120641117 isoform X2, which yields MLKMSCQKLSRQYLHLVMSEGRGLYSLRHLDVSKLFYPSTPEALDAEAQAKTKKKNGINKIGSITGLPRPSMYFQPSQRVESCPLSSIGAIALFGENKNKILLSDNTGHTCIYNTDPQSLIVTPNLKSPKATDCVAVSNLGAATRAMSDDHTNLFLMDMHPGSCCFEVLTYDSTGKLCWGALPPPPFFKDWEYKVPLMPDFTVVDNSRICVSTTTATYSFDTVTHEWNKVGDWVLPFRAEYIPELRLWLGLLPDSGPYDLCTLDNLSTTPGSPPPTMQHIGEEESELPENWSQLVHDLVNLGSGKFCIANNFILNFGEVRRSWIPVTVFTGVEVLPVEGGIRMLKHKSKSFRTEFEVVL from the coding sequence ATGTTGAAGATGAGCTGCCAGAAGTTGAGCCGTCAATATCTGCATTTGGTGATGAGCGAGGGGCGTGGCTTGTACTCGTTGAGGCACTTGGACGTGTCTAAGCTCTTCTACCCGTCGACACCTGAAGCACTGGATGCAGAGGCTCAAGcaaagacgaagaagaagaatggcatcAATAAAATTGGGAGCATCACCGGATTGCCTAGACCCAGCATGTACTTCCAACCATCTCAGCGAGTTGAGTCTTGTCCCCTCAGCTCAATTGGTGCAATCGCTCTGTTTGGggagaacaagaacaagatttTGTTGTCCGACAATACTGGCCACACTTGCATCTACAATACTGATCCGCAGTCCTTGATTGTAACGCCCAACCTGAAGTCACCCAAGGCAACTGATTGTGTGGCTGTCTCCAACTTAGGTGCTGCTACCCGTGCCATGTCTGATGATCACACGAACCTGTTCTTGATGGACATGCACCCTGGCTCTTGCTGTTTTGAGGTGCTTACCTATGACTCTACTGGTAAGTTGTGTTGGGGTGCACTCCCACCACCGCCATTCTTCAAGGACTGGGAGTATAAGGTCCCCCTCATGCCTGACTTCACAGTGGTCGACAACTCCAGAATATGTGTGTCAACCACCACAGCAACCTACTCATTTGACACGGTGACCCATGAGTGGAACAAGGTAGGTGATTGGGTGCTGCCCTTCAGAGCTGAGTACATCCCTGAGCTACGCTTGTGGCTTGGCTTATTACCAGATTCAGGCCCCTATGACTTGTGCACGCTGGATAACCTCTCCACCACCCCAGGCTCTCCGCCGCCGACGATGCAGCACATCGGAGAGGAGGAATCTGAGCTGCCGGAAAACTGGTCACAGTTAGTGCACGACCTGGTGAACCTTGGCTCTGGGAAGTTTTGCATTGCCAACAACTTCATCCTTAACTTTGGTGAGGTTAGACGTTCCTGGATTCCGGTGACTGTCTTCACTGGCGTGGAGGTGCTGCCCGTTGAAGGGGGGATCCGCATGCTCAAGCACAAGTCCAAGAGTTTCAGGACTGAATTCGAGGTTGTGCTCTGA